The Eleutherodactylus coqui strain aEleCoq1 chromosome 13, aEleCoq1.hap1, whole genome shotgun sequence genome includes a window with the following:
- the BHLHE23 gene encoding class E basic helix-loop-helix protein 23 — translation MSVGEGAAQGMADLKSVPADAYMSLAQSYGQSFYGALRGAEGTRNYAGGPAVLDFNPSSRDRSGDSSDDQTGDDEDSFDPTKGSPSYDNEGKLTGKKPKEQRSLRLSINARERRRMHDLNDALDGLRSVIPYAHSPSVRKLSKIATLLLAKNYILMQAQALEEMRRLVAYLNQGQTLNTSLPPFGQSSVYPYPGTNVPSTAEKCSAFPAGTSSLCKHCTDKP, via the coding sequence ATGAGTGTCGGGGAGGGAGCTGCACAGGGCATGGCTGATCTGAAATCTGTCCCTGCTGATGCCTACATGTCCCTGGCACAGTCCTATGGGCAGAGCTTCTATGGAGCTCTCCGTGGTGCTGAAGGGACGCGCAATTACGCAGGAGGACCTGCAGTTCTAGACTTCAACCCAAGCTCCAGGGACAGGTCTGGGGACAGCAGCGATGACCAGACCGGGGATGATGAGGACAGCTTCGACCCTACAAAGGGCAGCCCATCCTATGACAATGAGGGCAAACTTACTGGCAAGAAACCCAAGGAGCAGCGATCACTGAGACTGAGCATCAATgccagggagaggaggaggatgcaCGACCTGAACGATGCCCTGGATGGGCTCAGATCTGTTATCCCTTATGCCCACAGCCCATCAGTCAGGAAACTGTCCAAAATTGCCACCCTGCTCCTTGCCAAGAACTACATCCTCATGCAGGCCCAAGCCCTGGAGGAGATGAGGAGACTGGTGGCCTATCTCAACCAAGGACAGACTCTCAACACCTCCTTGCCACCATTTGGACAATCTTCAGTCTACCCTTACCCTGGTACAAATGTGCCCAGTACTGCTGAAAAATGCTCAGCTTTCCCTGCTGGCACCTCCAGCCTTTGCAAACATTGCACAGACAAACCTTGA